CCCGGCGTATGGGTGACCGGCCCGATTCCGCGCCGCAACGAGTTCGAAGACACGGGAGGTCGCTTCTTCCTCGATCGACTTGGGCTCAAGCCCGACCCCATTCCCGACGATCAGGCGCTTTGGCTCGACACCCCGAAGGGGACGGCTATCGTTCTTGGCTGTGCCCACGCGGGCGTCGTCAACACGCTGGATTACGTGTGCGAACTGACCGGGCGGCCGACCGTGGATGCGGTCATCGGAGGCATGCACCTGGGCAAGGCGTCCGCGGCCCGCCTGGAGGAAACCGCGACGGCGCTGGAGCGCCGCGAGGTCCGAGTGATCGCGCCCTGCCACTGCACGGGCGACGAAGCCGTCCGCTTCCTTCAGCAACGCCTGCCCGGTCGGTTGACAGAATGCGCCGGCGGTCATGTCCTGACGTTTGATGAAGGCGATGAATGAGATTCAGCCGCAAACAGATCATGGAGAACGACGCTCGTCTCAAGGAGCGGGACCGGCTGTATCGACGCCACGGCTACGACAGCCGGAAGGCGGCCCGATTCGTTTTGGCGTGCGCCGGGCCGCTGGCAGGGCGAATACTCGAGATCGGCACAGGAAAAGGGCGGTTCCTGGTCGAACTCGCGCGGCGGAGATCGAACGTCGTGACGGTTGACCCTGACGCCGCGGAACAGCGCTTTGCCAGACTGAACGCGGCACATGCGGGAGTAACCAGCAATATACGTTTTGTCGTCGCCGACGGCGCGCACCTGCCGTTTGCCGATGTGTCATTCGACGCCGTAGTATCCATGAACGCCCTTCATCACATCCGGGACTTGAACGGTGTCCTCGACGAAGTCCTGCGCGTTGTCAAGCCGGGCGGTAAGATCGTGTTGGCCGACTTCGACGCGAACGGCTTCCGTCTCTTCGACCGGATTCACCGTCAGGAGCAACGCACTCATGAGCGCAGAAGGTACTATTTCAAGAATCTCGTGACATTTCTGGCTGCGCAAGACTGTTTTGCCCTCCGATTCCAGGGCGATGGCCAAGAAGTATTGGTCGCATCAAAGAGTAGGAGAAAACGCGCGCGCGCCCGGCACCGGAGCCCGCCAAAGGCGGGCGAGGAGAAGAGCGCGGCAGAACGCCGCGAAGTGGGAGAGAGAGGAGCGAAGGACGGGAGGGTGGACGCCTGCCGCTCTTCACGCGGGCCGTTCAGGACCGCGTGACCGACTCCGGCGGCCCAGCCGGAGGCGGAAGATGAGCGAGCGGCCAGCGTGCCGAGCAT
The genomic region above belongs to Kiritimatiellia bacterium and contains:
- a CDS encoding MBL fold metallo-hydrolase, whose amino-acid sequence is MKITVIVDNHALPGFSSEHGLSLWLETNAGNVLFDTGQGPAFETNARALGIPLDTARAIVLSHGHYDHTGGLPVALESNPSARIYVHPDAFAPRFSLRDAVMRAINMPYPAEGALKAHKANIVDTTHAMEVVPGVWVTGPIPRRNEFEDTGGRFFLDRLGLKPDPIPDDQALWLDTPKGTAIVLGCAHAGVVNTLDYVCELTGRPTVDAVIGGMHLGKASAARLEETATALERREVRVIAPCHCTGDEAVRFLQQRLPGRLTECAGGHVLTFDEGDE
- a CDS encoding class I SAM-dependent methyltransferase, translated to MRFSRKQIMENDARLKERDRLYRRHGYDSRKAARFVLACAGPLAGRILEIGTGKGRFLVELARRRSNVVTVDPDAAEQRFARLNAAHAGVTSNIRFVVADGAHLPFADVSFDAVVSMNALHHIRDLNGVLDEVLRVVKPGGKIVLADFDANGFRLFDRIHRQEQRTHERRRYYFKNLVTFLAAQDCFALRFQGDGQEVLVASKSRRKRARARHRSPPKAGEEKSAAERREVGERGAKDGRVDACRSSRGPFRTA